The Bartonella australis AUST/NH1 genome contains the following window.
ACGGCTGATATTCCATTATTAGCTGCTCGGATGAGGGGTATTCCCAACTCAACAGCACGGAGTTGCGCTTGTTGAAAGTGTTGGTACGGGCCGGGCGTCACGCCAAACCACGCGTCATTTGTAATATTAATAATTGCTTGAGGCGAAGGATTTGTGAAAGTAATTTCATTAGGGAATATGGCTTCATAGCAAATGAGTGGCAGATAGGAAAAACCGTTTGGCATTGTTACAACTTTACGCTCAGTGGCTGCGCTATATCCACCAACATCATCAGCGAGGGCGCGTAATCCAATTTTGTCGAATAAATTTTGATAAGGGAGATATTCACCAAAAGGGACTAAATGTAATTTATCAGAAGTGTTAAGAATATCACCCTTAGCGTCAATAACTGCGATTGTGTTAAAATATTGCGTTTGGGTGTTAGATGGGTCGCGATTAATTCGTACAGCACCTATAATAGCCCATTGTTGGGACTTGAGAACAGAGGCAATGCGCATTGTTACAGAGGAGTTATTATCGAGGATGTATGGAACAGATGCCTCTGGCCATACGATAAAGTCGGGTTCGGGATTTTTGTTGACCGTTCGTGTTGTGCTTAAGTTTATATGGGTTGCGAATACAGCTTCTTGTGCGGTGTCATTTAATCTCACATTTTGTTGGACGGAAGGCTGAACGATGCGCACCCAAAAACGGCTGCTTGTTTGATAATCAGCTATGTCAGGTGCCATATGTAGGCGGTAAAATCCGAAGCCGCTATGGATTAATATAAGGAAGAAACAAAGAAAAAGAGCCAATCGCTTCTTTTCGTCTGTCAATAACACAGCAGGGAGACTGTAGGTTAAAACAGCGAGAATATTCATTCCATAAAGTCCAACGATTGCATCTGATTGCATGAGGACCGGTATCGGCATAGCTGTATAACCAAGAGCATTCCACGGAAAACCTGTGAATAAGGTAGCGCGCAGCCACTCAGCTAATCCCAATGCAAAAGCTAAGACGAAGAAACGTGTTATTCCCTTTGTCCACAAAAAACCGGCAATGAAGCCGG
Protein-coding sequences here:
- the lnt gene encoding apolipoprotein N-acyltransferase, with protein sequence MNILRETLFLKDDQVFLTKFTFLLSSLTGWKRQAVAFLCGALTSFTLPPFYLTPINFLTFPVFVVLLDSVNTTQNTKKRLLISALTCGNFGIGYFVCSLWWLTNALLIDPSTFAWALPFAILGPPIYLALYWFFSGFIAGFLWTKGITRFFVLAFALGLAEWLRATLFTGFPWNALGYTAMPIPVLMQSDAIVGLYGMNILAVLTYSLPAVLLTDEKKRLALFLCFFLILIHSGFGFYRLHMAPDIADYQTSSRFWVRIVQPSVQQNVRLNDTAQEAVFATHINLSTTRTVNKNPEPDFIVWPEASVPYILDNNSSVTMRIASVLKSQQWAIIGAVRINRDPSNTQTQYFNTIAVIDAKGDILNTSDKLHLVPFGEYLPYQNLFDKIGLRALADDVGGYSAATERKVVTMPNGFSYLPLICYEAIFPNEITFTNPSPQAIINITNDAWFGVTPGPYQHFQQAQLRAVELGIPLIRAANNGISAVVDPYGRAITTLKQNAVGVLDLPIPAPIIPIWSNEYRIFFTFILFILMLLCRFSFGSTKQL